aaattctaatgtgcagccaggtGGTGAACAGCAGCCTGGAACCAGCCTGGCATTTATGCTGTACTGTGCTGCCATTTCCTGCCTGGCAGTGAGTTCTGCCTAGGAACAGCACCAATCAACAGATTGATCCTCTGGTCAATCTCAGCCATCCCTGGAAGTGTTCCCCACTTTGCCTGAACAGAAGACTCCTTTGGAGTCCTTGTTAACAATACTGCCACCTGGATCCTACCCCATACCTGAAACTGACTTCTGGGGGCAGAGAATTGTGTCTTTAATGTGCTAATGATTCCTACCATGAGGGAAGTGTTGGCAGCCCTGCGAGAGCTACGGTTCTGTGTTAGTCACACTCTAGGTGTTCCTGGCGAGCCTGGAAGACCCCAATGCCTGGTCCTGCCCCTGCCCAAGATGCCAGCGTGATGGAGCCAGGACACTGCCTGAGCACCGGGAGTTAGAAAGTCCCTTTGGATTCTAAGGTGCAGTCCTGCTTGGCAACCATGGGCAGTGatggttctcaaagtggggtGCCGAGGCCAGCAGATCCAGCATCACCGGGGGACCTGTTAGAAATGCTCACTATGTTCCATATATGAGAGAGATTGCGCAGCATCTGTCTTTCTCTAATCTCACTTAGCATTATgccctcaaagtccatccatgttgtcgcaaatggcaagattttattattcctttatggctgagtagtattccattgcttCTATATACaaactaaagaaaacaaacacaaactcagatacagagagcagatcTGTGGTCAGCAGAAGGGAAGAGGTTTGAGGGTGtgccagagggaggaaggggatcAGTTGTGTGTTGATGGATAGATAGTAATTAGACTTTTGGGGATGATCACTTTGTAGTGAATACAGATGTGGAATCATAATGTTATACACCTGACActtaaataataattaagaatGTACCTTGTGGAGCCCACAAGCTCTGCTGAATCAGAAACGGGATGGGACCCAGAAGCCTGTGCCTTAGAAACCTTCTTGTGGTTCCAGCACACGTtgaagtttaagaaccactgcaaTAGGGCAGGGTTTGTGAAGAGCAGGTTCCCAGATGTGCTTCCCGCGAACTCAGTGGGCTGGACTGAGCTAGGAGAGGACTCCCAGGGGCCCATGCCCACACCTGAGAACCACTGTTCCTGGGCTTACTGGCTCCCTTGGCAACTAAAGTTATAAGGACCTTGACATCTTTCAAGTGTGACCAGTGTCCTGATGTCTTGTGGGCAGCCTGTTGCTGCCACTCCTAGACCTTTGGATGGCAAAATACAGGGCTGCCTTCCAGCCATAATTTTAGTGGGACAAGTCCTATGGTTGAGCAGCTATATATCAGAAGTGTTGACCCATTTTTGACTTGGAACACTAGCCACAGAGCAGAGAACTggtatttcttctgtgtgcttcCTCCCACAGTGTGACGGTCCTGCTTCTCTGTTTTGCAGGTTTGATCACCAGCCCGTGGAAGCATGGTCCTCTCAGCCCCAGAGTGGTCACAACCACGCCTACTGGACAAGAGAACaggaggtcagtggcttgagggGTCCAGGAGCCCGTGAAGATCCAGAGGTCCGAGAAATGGCCCGAGCCCACAGCCTGCCTGTCCATACAAGGCTGGGGCCATGGGAAGTTGGAGGAAGGACAGAGAATGTGATGAAGGAGGTGGTTTGGGAAGAAGATCTGAGACGGGCCAGTCCTGCCAAGTGGCAGGATGTGAGCCGGGGAAGCTGGAACCAGTCAAGGAAATTAGAGAGGCAGACGTCTGAGGGTGCTGAGGAGAAGCTGTTTCAAGATCTGTATCCGTTTGTGCAAGGAGAACACGTGCTGACTTCCCAAAGCAAAGGAAAATCCCGTTCGCTGCCTAGAGTTCTCTCCCCCAAGAGTCTGGCGTATGTGGAGATTCCACTGAGTGATGGGCACTTACCAGATATCCCTAAAATGCCATTTTACCCTCCAAATTGGGCACCAGACTTGGAGTCTGAAAGGAACTCCGAGAAGGGTGGCTCCTCAGTCCCTGTGCCCTGGCCCAAGTTTGGCCGACCCCTCAAGCCTCCATCCTATGACTCCCACCCACACTtcaggggaggtggggagcaCAGTGACTCCCTGGACAGCCAGCAGGTGGACGCCAGTGTTTCCCACAGGACCAGACCGAACGACTCCAGGCAGGAGCTCGGCCTGCCCGACGCAGGTCTGGAGCCCCCCGTGTATGTGCCTCCACCATCGTACAGGTCTCCGGCCCAGCACGTCACAGACCCCTACTCGGAGGACGTGGCACCCACGCAGGTGTGGGGCAGCTGCCATCAGCCGGCTGAGGAGTCCCTAGCCAGCCTTCGGCTCCCTGCCAGTCCCCTGGGGCCGGGGGGTGAGACTGGGGAGAGCCCGCCCTCTCCTCGGCCCCCTTCCACCACTGGGTGTGATGGCTCTGTCCTGTACATTTCCTTTGATGACCCACGGGTACGACACATTAAACTGGCCCCACCCCACAGTTTCTGTGAAGAAGCAAAGGTGAATGAGAATTTGTACAGCTTGGGTCTGGTCTCCACATCAGAGCCGCAAGACACGCACCACAGTGGTGCCATTCTGAGCCCACAGAACATCGTGCTCCCGTCCAGGACTAAGGGAGGCCCTGCCCTTGCTGACCCTAGCCGCCGGTGGCTGTGGGGCCAACTCCCCAGGGATGGAGAAAATGATGGCTCTCCTGACCAAAGTGACCACAACATGATGAGAGGACAGTGGTGTGACGGGAGAGGCAGCCAGCAAGGACAAGCAGGAAGCCACATCTCCCTGAACCCTCTAGAAGAGAGTGCCTGCGAAACCCAAACCAAGCTCAGAAAGTTTGAAACCGGGATTCAGACCAAGaaaagttcaaagaaaaaaattaacgaGACGATCTTTTGTTTGGTTTCCGTCCCAGTGAAATCCGAGTCCCACCTGCCAGCCACAGACACGAACAACAACGACGTGAAGCCTGGTGCCGAGGAGCCCCGCGGGCCCAACTGTGGGAGCGCAGCTCTGCAAGAACAGCGTCTGCTGAGCGCGTCCTCCACTGACCTGGAGCTGCAGGCGCTCACTGGGCACATGGCTGGCGCGGCCGAGTGCCACGAGCAAGATCTGGGGGACCCGGATGACCGGCCAGCAGATGTCCTACACTTCGCTTGCCCTGTGATGCACAGAGAACTCCAGTGTTCTGGCCTGTGGCCAGCACACCAGTACAAAGATCAGCAGACACAAACCACTTTCACAGAAGAATCCAAAAGCCCGCGGCTTCTCCCTGCTGAGAAGTTGGGAGGGTCACCTAGTGCTGTGTGGCCTTCAAAGTTTCTCAGCCCCGCTGCTTCTGAAGCTCTGGCACCCACGGCTGTCGCTTCCGGTGATCAACACCAGAGGCCAAGTGTCCATCACCTCCCAGTTCAGCCGTCCCTCCACCCTTCTAGCTGCAGTGCTTTTACAAGGACCTCCGTAGTCACAAGCCAGACCCCTGAGCGAGAAGCAGGCTGCAGCCAGCCCTGCGTGGACTCCCGTGGCCGTGGCGCTAGCCCTGAGTCCAGAGGCGAGGTGGTGAAGGGGGCAACCACCGGTCCGTGTAATAGTCAGCAGCTGTTTGGTCAGTTTCTTTTAAAGCCAGTTAGCCGTCGTCCCTGGGACCTGATAAGTCAGTTGGAAAGTTTTAATAAGGAGcttcaggaagaggaagagagcagTCACAGTGAGGACAGCGAGACAGAAGGGCAGCCAGAAAACTGCACTGATTTGGGCCTCAGCGACCACAGCTGGGCGGGGAGAGTGGAGGAACCACCAGGGAGGCTGGTGCCGGAGGAGCCTGCGTTTGGGTTGGGAGGAGCGAGGTGTAAGTCTGAGAAATGGAGTGAGGAGCAGAAGCCTGCCCCCTTCCACCTTGGTGctcgtcctcagtgcccgggccccTCGCAGGTGGAGGACCACCGAGGCCAGGCGGTGCTGTTTGCGCAGGGAAGCTTGATGACAGAGAAGAGAAACCAGCTGGTCGGGAAGAGAATGAAGGAGCTAGCAGTCAGTCCAGGGCCTGTGAAAAGAATGACGTCTTGTAAGTCAGGTGGCCAAGTGTCCTCACCTGAGCCAGTGGAGCTGAGGGAGCCCCGGGAAAGGCAAGAACTGCCCAGTGTTGTCAGGTCTGTTGCGCTGAACAAAGCAATCCCTCCAAAACCtggtggtggggaggaggtggACATGGTGGTCCCGCTCTCTCTTGCCAGCAAACCTCGCGGACTCTCGGCACCAGACTTGAGGTCTGTGGGGCTGACCGTGGCACCAGAATGGAGTGCCCTGAAATTAGACCGGTCCTCAGCTGAAGCGGGTGCAATAGAGATCCCCCCAAATGAGTCCCTTCAAGAGAGGGCTGCAAGGATCCTGGGCATTGAGGTGGCTGTGGAGTCCCTGATGCTGGGCGCCAGGAGAATGGGACAGAACCAGCATCCTGAGCCTGATGGCAGTGCCCAGAGTTCGGTGTCCCTGAGGGAGGACCTAGTGTCCAGTCCAGCCCAGCCGGATGACTCCACGGTGTGCCCGGATGCCTTTTCCAGCAGGAGAAAGTGTGGCTGGACCGAAAGTCCTCTATTTGTAGGGGAAAGGGACAGCGCTCGGCGGACTCCCGAGACTTCTGAGCACTCAGGTGTGGACAGGGTCATCCCCAGCACGGCCCCTGACCTCAGGTCTCAGCCCAGTGCCCCAGAGTGCAAGCCCTTCAATCACAAGGACATGGGGACAAAACCACCCTACAGGTCCACTTTGTTCCATTTTATAGAAAGGACTCCAAGTACGGCAGGCTCAGAAAAGAGGCTCAGAAGTACTTCCAGAGTGATAGAGAGTTTGCAGGAGAAGCTGGTGTCCCAGACGATGCGAGCCACTCCTGACCGCTTGAGGAGGATGAAGGAGGTGAGGTCCGTGTCTCGGATGCGGCTCCTGAGCTCCCGGAGTGCCGACTCCGCTGAGGGCGCTGAGGAGGAGCTGAGGGTTGAGAGGGGCCCAACCTTGCATCCAGGAGGCCTGGAGTCTCTGACCATGGGGGACCCGGCCTGGAAGGTAGGAAATGCACTCTCTGTCTCCAAGGGCGCCCTCTCACTGGGAGAAAATGGGCATctggcagcaggaagggagaagaacagCATGGATCAGGACTTCGGCCCAGGTGAGGAGTCAGGCAAGTGGCAGGTGTTTGGTGTTAATTTAGTGTTCTGGAGCATAAAATATACCAGGCTGATGAATAGTGAAAATATGCAttcttcattttacaaagaataatctagatgctttcttttttttttttatttttattttaatattaatattttttattaaatttaatgcagtgacattgataaatcagggtacatatgttgagagaaaatatctctagattattttgacatttgattgtgctgtatacccctcccgcaaagttaaattgtcttctgtcaccttctatctggttttctttgtgcccctcccctcccctaacccctctctccttcttcaccccctcccacctcccccaaccccccgcccctgttgccatcacattcttgttcatgtctctgagtctcatttttatgtcccttctatgtatggattcatctcagtttttttttctgatttacttatttcactccgtataatgttatcaaggtccatccatgctattgtaaatgatctgatgtcatcatttcttatggctgagtagtattccatagtatatatgtaccaaagctttttaatccactcgtcctctgacggacacttgggctgtttccagatcttcgctattgtgaacaatgctgccacaaacatgcgggtgcatttctccttttcgagccgttctatggtgtccttggggtatattcctaaaagtgggatagctgggtcaaaaggcggttcgattttcagttttttgaggaatctccatactgttttccacagtggctgcaccagtctgcattcccaccagcagtgcaggagggtccccttttctccacatcctcgccagcacttattctgtgttgttttgttgataagcgccattctgactggtgtaaggtgatatctcattgtggttttaatttgcatttctctaatgattagtgatgttgagcattttttcatatgcctattggccatctgtatgtcctctttggagaagtgtctattcatctcttttgcccatttttggattgggttgtttgtcttcctggtgttgagttttacaagttctttataaattttggttattaaccccttatcagacgtattgtcaaatatgttctcccattgtgtagtttgtctttttattctgttcttgttgtctttagctgtgcaaaagctttttagtttgatatagtcccatttgtttatcctgtcttttatttcacttccccgtggagataaatcagcaaatatattgctccgagagatgtcggagagcttactgcctatgttttcttctaagatgcttatggtttctcggcctacattcaagtcttttatccattttgagtttatttttgtgagtggtgtaagctggtgatctagtttcatttttttgcaggtagctgtccaattttcccaacaccatttgttaaagaggctgtctttacttcattgtatttccttacctcctttgtcaaatatcagttgtccatagaactgtgggtttatttctgggttctctgttctattccattgatctatatgcctgttcttatgccagtaccaggctgttttgagtacaatggccttgtagtataacttgatatcaggaagtgtgatacctcccactttattcttcttttttaagattgctgaggctattcgtgtccttttttggttccatataaatttttggaatatgtgttctatatctttgaagtatgtcattggtattttaattggtattgcattgaatttataaattgctttgggtaatatagacattttaatgatgtttattcttcctaaccatgagcacggtatatgcttccacttgttagtatcttccttgatttcttttatcaatgttttgtaattttccgagtacaagtctttagtctccttggttaagtttactcctaggtactttatttttttggttgtaattgtgaaggggattgtttccttaatttctctttctgactgttcattgttggtgtataaaaatgcttctgatttctgagtattgattttatatcctgccactttgctgaatttatttatcaggtccagtagttttttgactgagactttagggttttctatatacaatatcatatcatctgcaaataatgatagttttacttcttcttttccaatttgaatgccttttatttcttcttcttgtctgattgctgtggctaggacttccaggactatgttaaataagagtggtgaaagggggcacccctgccttgttcctgatcttaagggtattgcttttaatttttgcccattgagtatgatgttggctgtgggtttgtcatagatggcttttatcatgttgaagtatgttccctgtattcccactttgctgagagttttgatcatgaatgggtgctggattttatcaaatgctttttctgcatctattgaaattatcatatgttttttctccttctttttgtttatgtgatgaatcacattaattgatttacgaatattgtaccagccttgcctccccagaataaatcccacttgatcatggtgtatgattttttccatatattgttggatctggtttgctaatattttgttgaggattttagcatctatattcatcagagatattggcctataattttctttctttgtgtggtctttgcctggttttggaatcagaattatgctcgcctcataaaaggagtttggaagtcttccttcctcttgaattttttgaaatagtttgagaaggataggagttagttcttctttgaatatttggtagaattccgttgtgaagccatcgggccccggacttttctttgttgggagttttttgataactgtttcgatctcctttggtgtaattggtctgtttaagttttctgattcttccagattgatttttggaagattgtacgtttcaaggaatttgtccatttcatctaggttgtctagttttttggcatacagttcttcatagtattttcttacaatattttgtatttctgttgtgtcagttgttatttctcctctctcttttctaattttatttatttgagtcctctctctctttttcttggtgagtctacttaaaggtgcatcaatcttgtttaccttttcaaagaaccagctcctagtttcattgatcctctgtattgtttctttagcctctatgtcatttatttctgctctgatctttattatttccttccttctactacatttgggctttacttgctgttctttttctaattcttttagatgcagggttaagttgtttatttgagctttttctagcttctgaaagtgtgcctgtagtgctatgaacttccctctcagcactgctttcgctgtgtcccataaattttgagttgttgtatgctcattgtcattcgtttctaggaatttctttatttcttctttgatctcattcttaatccattcattatttaacaccctgctatttagtttccatgtgtttgagaatttttgagcttttctgctgtgattcatttctagtttcatgccgttgtgatcggggaaagtgcttgatatgatttcagtcttcttaaatttgttgagagcacttttgtgccctaacatgtggtctatcctagagaatgtaccatgagcacttgaaaagaatgtatattctgctgctttagggtgaaaggttctgaagatatctattaaatcgagttgatctagtgtttcccataagtctgctgtttctttgttaattttctttcttgaggatctatctagtgatgttagtggggtattgaaatcccctactattatagtattgctgttgatctcgccctttaaatccatcaaagtctgttttatatatttgggtgctcctatattaggtgcatagatatttataatagttatatcttcctgttggattactccctttatcattatgtagtggccttctttatctcttactatatcctttgttttaaagtccaatttgtctgatataagtattgctaccccagcttttttttcatttccatttgcatgaaacgtttttttccatccttttaccttcaatctgtgtgtgtcttttgttctaaggtgtgtctcttgtagacaacatatgtatgggtcctgttttcttatccacgcagctaccctatgtcttttgattggatcatttaatccatttacatttaaggttattattgatatgtagttgtttattgccattttcttctttaaaggtgtattcctttttctttttctttttttttttctgtattcttttcccactttatctgtttacaccaggccccttaatatttcctgcagcattggtttggttgtaatgaattccttgagttgttttttgtctgggaagctttttatttctccttcaattttaaatgatagccttgctggataaagtagtcttggttgtaggttcttgttctgcattactttgaatatttcttgccattcccttctggcctcaagtgtttctgttgagaagtcagatgtcatccttatgggggctcctttgtaggtgataacttttttttctcttgcagcttttaatattttctctttatcgcttagctttggtattttaattatgatgtgtcttggtgtaggtttctttgggtttctctttaatggagtcctctgtgcttcttggatttgtgagagtttctcttgcattaatttagggaagttttcagctatgatatgattgaacaaagtctctatcccttgttctttttcttcttcttcaggaacccctatgatgcggatgttatttctcttcatgttgtcacagagctctctaagagtttcctctgactttttgagtcttttttctcttttcttctctgctttcatgccttcattccagttgtcttctaactcgctgattcgatcctctgctctatctatcctgtttttaattccttccattgtggtctttatttctgatattgtatttgtcgtctccaactgattcttttttatacttgctatttctttatttaggttttcaaactccccctccattgttgttctaagatccctaagcatccttacaatcattattttgaactccgcatctggaagtttgattatttccatatcactcagttcatctctcgaaagtgtctcttgtggtttcatttggattgcactcctttgttttctcatcttcttcttcttttttttttttatttgtagagttgattgagtctaggcttggtgttgtctgcctccagttttcagttgtgttatttttaggtcttcgtgggttggtatcagctattatttgtaatccactttcggatttgggcagctttgaagtcttgatttgtttgttttcttaataggtgatagtcttgttaactgatctcagcagggggcttccttgaaactgtatccaggaatgctgtgggtgtaacctgagacgctgaaggtctcttcctccaactaatctcactgggggcagggttttttctctcagcttcagtagggggaggtgtatctcagatctccatggagacctgagttactgcccctcctccccacttcttggtttcagctgtgtcttgttgtgctgattggagctggatagatgtccagagatctctgatccggaagcacttcagctctgttttgtgaaaggttcagtccctcccccagctatggccgcctccagcacgaatgagtcagcttttttattttgtttcttgcataccttagcccctcacagtctgtccctctccctgtcttttccacttgggagataagctggtcttttcaacccaccttgctccctggtcgccaggtaagtggctgtgagcagtagtttctgctctttttcctctgtgaaatcctctctgggctctcagcctcacccccctccttccgttcctgtaagcagaggaaattcaggcactccttaccaggattattgtggcttcctctttgcttcttggtttttgagagctgttcttgcagttcagtgttggtttttcatgctgattttttctaaattgatttgtattccagtttggtgttgagagctgggtgtctgtgcatccgcctactccgctgccatcttccagtACCCCTCTAGATGCTTTCTTTACAAATCAAGATCTTGTAGTATATTTTAAGTGATTATGTCTTTATAGAAATTATCCATATGAACAACTTTTGGGGCCCCTTGTGATAAGGTGAGCCAATAAAATATTCTAACTTTGATGCAGGCActttgatatatctttttttttttcaagcaagagagacaggaagggagagagatgagaagcatcaacttgtagttgtggtaccttagttgttcattgattgcttctcatatgtgccttgacctggggaagGGGGctctccagccgagccagtgaccccttgctcaagccaacattaccttggacttcaagccagcaacctttgggcttttgccagcagccatggggtcatgcccatgagcctgcgctcaagcccatgatctcgggattttgaaccctgggtcctcagcatcccaggtcaacactctatccactgtgccaccacctggccaggcaggcATCTTGATAAATCTTGTAGAAGACCCACAGCATTTGTGCTCCATACTCTCTTCTAAAATAATAGGCATTTACCCAAATAAACCCTCATTGCTCTTTATTAACCTAATAAGAAAAGACATACAGGTTGATTAAATAAACTAACTGCTCCACAAGGCTGCGTCTCACATTTCACCTTCTAAATTCCTTTGGCTTCCCTTGCACTATCTATGAAACTTTAGAAATGAACAGCTTTCGCTCTGTCAACATCCCACCCCTAAAAAGTTCACTCACTAACTGTTGTATAGAGATCTCTATGTTCTGATTCTGAAATCCCAGGAGAGATGCTTTTGGCCACAGCGTCCTGCTGGCCTTTGGGCCTCTCTATCTTCTGAGCCTCCTCTGTGTCAGCCATGAGACAGGTGACCGATGACAGTAACTGTGGTTTTTGCTCAAACACAATTTCATTATCTCTGCTATGACACACATAGGCGAGGAGAACTCTCAGCATCTCTGTTCCAGATGCTTTTTTTCGGG
The sequence above is drawn from the Saccopteryx bilineata isolate mSacBil1 chromosome 5, mSacBil1_pri_phased_curated, whole genome shotgun sequence genome and encodes:
- the JCAD gene encoding junctional cadherin 5-associated protein isoform X3; translation: MYSVEDLLISHGYKLSREFPAPAEGHREGYQPVRTRARGGHGLRNGCEDGPAAFPHSKASLGTARATDAEKQHHVLRAHGEPWGASAAWMSEDGFDHQPVEAWSSQPQSGHNHAYWTREQEVSGLRGPGAREDPEVREMARAHSLPVHTRLGPWEVGGRTENVMKEVVWEEDLRRASPAKWQDVSRGSWNQSRKLERQTSEGAEEKLFQDLYPFVQGEHVLTSQSKGKSRSLPRVLSPKSLAYVEIPLSDGHLPDIPKMPFYPPNWAPDLESERNSEKGGSSVPVPWPKFGRPLKPPSYDSHPHFRGGGEHSDSLDSQQVDASVSHRTRPNDSRQELGLPDAGLEPPVYVPPPSYRSPAQHVTDPYSEDVAPTQVWGSCHQPAEESLASLRLPASPLGPGGETGESPPSPRPPSTTGCDGSVLYISFDDPRVRHIKLAPPHSFCEEAKVNENLYSLGLVSTSEPQDTHHSGAILSPQNIVLPSRTKGGPALADPSRRWLWGQLPRDGENDGSPDQSDHNMMRGQWCDGRGSQQGQAGSHISLNPLEESACETQTKLRKFETGIQTKKSSKKKINETIFCLVSVPVKSESHLPATDTNNNDVKPGAEEPRGPNCGSAALQEQRLLSASSTDLELQALTGHMAGAAECHEQDLGDPDDRPADVLHFACPVMHRELQCSGLWPAHQYKDQQTQTTFTEESKSPRLLPAEKLGGSPSAVWPSKFLSPAASEALAPTAVASGDQHQRPSVHHLPVQPSLHPSSCSAFTRTSVVTSQTPEREAGCSQPCVDSRGRGASPESRGEVVKGATTGPCNSQQLFGQFLLKPVSRRPWDLISQLESFNKELQEEEESSHSEDSETEGQPENCTDLGLSDHSWAGRVEEPPGRLVPEEPAFGLGGARCKSEKWSEEQKPAPFHLGARPQCPGPSQVEDHRGQAVLFAQGSLMTEKRNQLVGKRMKELAVSPGPVKRMTSCKSGGQVSSPEPVELREPRERQELPSVVRSVALNKAIPPKPGGGEEVDMVVPLSLASKPRGLSAPDLRSVGLTVAPEWSALKLDRSSAEAGAIEIPPNESLQERAARILGIEVAVESLMLGARRMGQNQHPEPDGSAQSSVSLREDLVSSPAQPDDSTVCPDAFSSRRKCGWTESPLFVGERDSARRTPETSEHSERTPSTAGSEKRLRSTSRVIESLQEKLVSQTMRATPDRLRRMKEVRSVSRMRLLSSRSADSAEGAEEELRVERGPTLHPGGLESLTMGDPAWKVGNALSVSKGALSLGENGHLAAGREKNSMDQDFGPGEESDLYDPSRVERV
- the JCAD gene encoding junctional cadherin 5-associated protein isoform X5, with the protein product MYSVEDLLISHGYKLSREFPAPAEGHREGYQPVRTRARGGHGLRNGCEDGPAAFPHSKASLGTARATDAEKQHHVLRAHGEPWGASAAWMSEDGFDHQPVEAWSSQPQSGHNHAYWTREQEVSGLRGPGAREDPEVREMARAHSLPVHTRLGPWEVGGRTENVMKEVVWEEDLRRASPAKWQDVSRGSWNQSRKLERQTSEGAEEKLFQDLYPFVQGEHVLTSQSKGKSRSLPRVLSPKSLAYVEIPLSDGHLPDIPKMPFYPPNWAPDLESERNSEKGGSSVPVPWPKFGRPLKPPSYDSHPHFRGGGEHSDSLDSQQVDASVSHRTRPNDSRQELGLPDAGLEPPVYVPPPSYRSPAQHVTDPYSEDVAPTQVWGSCHQPAEESLASLRLPASPLGPGGETGESPPSPRPPSTTGCDGSVLYISFDDPRVRHIKLAPPHSFCEEAKVNENLYSLGLVSTSEPQDTHHSGAILSPQNIVLPSRTKGGPALADPSRRWLWGQLPRDGENDGSPDQSDHNMMRGQWCDGRGSQQGQAGSHISLNPLEESACETQTKLRKFETGIQTKKSSKKKINETIFCLVSVPVKSESHLPATDTNNNDVKPGAEEPRGPNCGSAALQEQRLLSASSTDLELQALTGHMAGAAECHEQDLGDPDDRPADVLHFACPVMHRELQCSGLWPAHQYKDQQTQTTFTEESKSPRLLPAEKLGGSPSAVWPSKFLSPAASEALAPTAVASGDQHQRPSVHHLPVQPSLHPSSCSAFTRTSVVTSQTPEREAGCSQPCVDSRGRGASPESRGEVVKGATTGPCNSQQLFGQFLLKPVSRRPWDLISQLESFNKELQEEEESSHSEDSETEGQPENCTDLGLSDHSWAGRVEEPPGRLVPEEPAFGLGGARCKSEKWSEEQKPAPFHLGARPQCPGPSQVEDHRGQAVLFAQGSLMTEKRNQLVGKRMKELAVSPGPVKRMTSCKSGGQVSSPEPVELREPRERQELPSVVRSVALNKAIPPKPGGGEEVDMVVPLSLASKPRGLSAPDLRSVGLTVAPEWSALKLDRSSAEAGAIEIPPNESLQERAARILGIEVAVESLMLGARRMGQNQHPEPDGSAQSSVSLREDLVSSPAQPDDSTVCPDAFSSRRKCGWTESPLFVGERDSARRTPETSEHSGVDRVIPSTAPDLRSQPSAPECKPFNHKDMGTKPPYRSTLFHFIERTPSTAGSEKRLRSTSRVIESLQEKLVSQTMRATPDRLRRMKEGALSLGENGHLAAGREKNSMDQDFGPDLYDPSRVERV